From Poecile atricapillus isolate bPoeAtr1 chromosome Z, bPoeAtr1.hap1, whole genome shotgun sequence, one genomic window encodes:
- the LOC131573723 gene encoding mesoderm-specific transcript homolog protein-like, whose protein sequence is MKEWWLQVGLLGVPLLAVYLHIPPPQPSPALRSWKSSGSFFTYKDLNVFYRDSSGAVGSSDVVVLLHGFPTSSYDWSKIWEGLTQRFHRVIALDFLGFGFSDKPRPHGYSIFEQATIVEGLLRHLGLRHQRINLLSHDYGDTVAQELLHRYEHNKTGSILINSLCLSNGGIFPETHYPRFIQKLLVDGGLLSPVILRLMNFFFFSGGLRAVFGPYTQPSQAEFWDMWTAVRNNDGNLVMDSILQYINQRKKHRERWVGALTSTSVPLHLIYGPLDPVNPHPEFLQLYKKVLPTSTVSVLDDHISHYPQLEDPTGFLNAYLNFINSF, encoded by the exons ATGAAGGAGTGGTGGCtgcaggtggggctgctgggcGTGCCCCTCCTCGCCGTCTACCTGCACATCCCGCCCCCGCAGCCTTCCCCGGCACTCCGCTCCTGGAAATCTTCCGGAAGCTTCTTCACCTACAAGGACCTGAACGTCTTCTACAGAG ATTCCAGTGGCGCCGTCGGCAGCTCCGACGTCGTGGTGCTCCTGCACGGCTTCCCGACGTCCAGCTACGACTGGAGCAAG ATCTGGGAAGGGCTGACCCAGCGCTTTCACCGGGTGATTGCCCTGGATTTCCTCGGATTTGGATTCAGCGACAAGCCC AGACCCCACGGCTACTCCATCTTCGAGCAGGCCACGATTGTGGAGGGGCTGCTGCGCCACCTCGGGCTCCGGCACCAGAGGATCAACCTCCTGTCCCACGATTACGGGGACACGGtggcccaggagctgctccacag gtaTGAGCACAATAAAACCGGGAGCATCCTGATCAACAGCCTCTGCTTGTCCAACGGAG ggatttttcccgAAACGCACTACCCCCGCTTCATCCAGAAG CTCCTCGTGGATGGGGGGCTGCTCTCCCCCGTCATCCTGCGGCTCATGaacttcttcttcttctctggAGG gctcAGAGCAGTTTTCGGGCCCTACACGCAGCCCTCCCAGGCGGAATTCTGGGATATGTGGACGGCGGTGCGGAATAACGACGGGAATCTCGTTATGGACAG TATTTTGCAGTACATAAACCAGAGAAAGAAGCACAGAGAGCGCTGGGTTGGGGCTTTGACGTCTACCTCGGTCCCAC TGCATCTCATCTACGGCCCCCTGGATCCTGTGAATCCACACCCCGAGTTCCTCCAGCTTTACAA GAAGGTGCTTCCCACGTCCACGGTGTCGGTGCTGGATGATCACATCAGTCACTACCCCCAGCTGGAGGATCCCACGGGATTTCTCAATGCCTACCTGAACTTCATCAACTCcttctga